The following coding sequences lie in one Desulfobulbaceae bacterium genomic window:
- a CDS encoding nitroreductase family protein: MQQSSVLDAIFHRRSIRDFTAEPVTEELLREVIRAGIWAPSGLNNQPWRFRIIQDAELKTALAEQTTYSHIILAAPALIAIYLDNAAIYDPVKDHQAAGACIQNMLLAIEALGLAGVWLGQILKNKLMVNSILSVSNQFDLMAIIAIGYAKHHNQSSSRKPLEQFLI; encoded by the coding sequence ATGCAACAATCATCCGTTCTTGACGCCATTTTTCACCGCCGGAGCATCCGAGATTTTACCGCTGAACCGGTAACAGAAGAATTACTTCGAGAAGTTATCAGAGCAGGGATCTGGGCCCCTTCCGGGCTCAATAATCAACCATGGCGATTCCGCATCATTCAAGATGCGGAGTTAAAAACCGCACTTGCCGAACAAACAACGTATAGCCACATTATCCTCGCAGCCCCTGCTTTAATTGCAATCTACCTTGATAACGCCGCCATCTACGATCCCGTTAAAGATCACCAGGCGGCAGGAGCCTGCATCCAAAACATGCTCCTGGCAATTGAAGCGCTTGGACTAGCCGGTGTGTGGCTTGGCCAGATTCTAAAAAACAAATTAATGGTTAACTCTATCCTCAGCGTCAGCAACCAGTTCGACCTGATGGCGATAATCGCTATCGGTTATGCTAAACACCATAATCAAAGCTCTTCCCGTAAACCCCTTGAACAATTCTTGATCTAA